The following is a genomic window from Terriglobia bacterium.
CATCAAGCCGCTCGACCTGCAGCGCTGGCTCAAATCGCTGCGCACGGATGACGGGCTCGCCTGGACGACGATTGCGAAGCTGCGCGGCATCATGCTGCGCATCTACAAGATCGGCGTCCGGCATGAGCTGGTCACGAAGAACCCCGTGCAGCACGTGGAGACGCGCTCCAAAACCAACTATAAGCCCATCGTCCTCACCCCGCAGCAGACGCTGGCCATCATCCAGGCCCTGCCCTCTTCTCTTCACTCGACGCTGATTCTCACCTGTGCGGCAACGGCGCTGCGCGCATCCGAGATTCTCTCGCTGCGCTGGGCCGACATTCTCTGGAATGAAGACCGCATCCGGGTGAGCAAGCGCTGGGCACAGGGCAACGACGGAGAGACGAAGACGGAAACGTCGGACGGATACGTGCCGATGCATCCCCTGCTCGCCTATAGCCTCCGCCATTGGCATCGGCAGACGCCCTACGCAAAGGAAACGGACTTTGTCTTTCCCTCGCTGAGAGCGGAAGGCAAGGTGCCCGTCTCCGCGTCGATCTTTTGCAGCGACCATCTGAGACCGGCTGCAATTGCCGCTGGAGTACAGATCGAGGAAGGGCACCGCTTCGGACTTCACAATCTTCGCCATTCACTCAGCAATTGGCTCGTGAACAAGGCGAAGATCGAGCCTAAGACGGTGCAGGCGATTCTGCGTCACTCGAAAATACAGACGACGCTGGATCTCTACACGCAGAAAGATGCCGATGAAGCACGGGCGGCGCAGGGAGTATTCCTTGCGGCGGTCGGCTTCAAATCAGGGGCAATCCAGTGAGGTGTGGGTTGAATTGTGGGTCGGAGTTCCGGGCGCCGCTCCCGTTAACTCCTTGAAATGAAATGGTGGCCAGGGACGGAATCGAACCGC
Proteins encoded in this region:
- a CDS encoding tyrosine-type recombinase/integrase — translated: MAYQRGSLKKVSRKEGATWVLRYRVANAEGRRVENILPVGLVRDFPKAQDAWREVDRLGLLARVNSDTPCPGRTRFDVLAEHYLKADFGADAVRPKSVNTISAVERYVRNYLIPRWGREIADDIKPLDLQRWLKSLRTDDGLAWTTIAKLRGIMLRIYKIGVRHELVTKNPVQHVETRSKTNYKPIVLTPQQTLAIIQALPSSLHSTLILTCAATALRASEILSLRWADILWNEDRIRVSKRWAQGNDGETKTETSDGYVPMHPLLAYSLRHWHRQTPYAKETDFVFPSLRAEGKVPVSASIFCSDHLRPAAIAAGVQIEEGHRFGLHNLRHSLSNWLVNKAKIEPKTVQAILRHSKIQTTLDLYTQKDADEARAAQGVFLAAVGFKSGAIQ